The Pecten maximus chromosome 14, xPecMax1.1, whole genome shotgun sequence genome includes a region encoding these proteins:
- the LOC117342346 gene encoding probable sodium/potassium-transporting ATPase subunit beta-3, whose product MASSASTGVTAASVGPQNQTAGQKFRDFGTFLYNSDEGTVLGRTGKSWAHITIFYVIYYACLSGFFAALIAVFYQTLDWNFPKLAGPDSLLRQNPGMGFRPIPNVQTTLVRFVKGDPTSYSPYTDHMEAYLSYYENENQVTDTGVIVDCDAISGRRPESEWDKACRFDLTQNLGADCVKQQAFGFDDGLPCILVKLNRIFDWMPQMFTNGSVPSTIQDMYQNYYVTVKCTGENPSDQDNIGPITYYPAGGFHYKYFPFRNQQGYRSPLVFVRFERPTPGVLIMVECRAYAANIQFDRLEKAGSVHFELLVD is encoded by the exons ATGGCGTCTTCAGCAAGTACAGGTGTAACAGCGGCTTCTGTCGGCCCACAGAATCAGACAGCTGGACAGAAATTTAGAGATTTTGGCACATTTTTGTATAACAGTGATGAGGGTACCGTTTTAGGAAGAACAGGCAAAAGTTGGG CTCACATCACCATTTTCTACGTCATCTACTATGCATGTCTGTCTGGGTTCTTTGCTGCCTTGATTGCTGTGTTCTATCAGACACTTGATTGGAACTTCCCCAAACTTGCTGGTCCTGATAGTTTGCTGAGACAGAACCCAG GTATGGGATTCCGTCCAATTCCTAATGTACAAACAACTCTAGTGCGATTTGTGAAAGGCGATCCCACCTCTTACAGCCCATACACTGACCACATGGAGGCCTATCTCTCTT ACTATGAAAATGAGAACCAGGTTACTGATACCGGAGTGATTGTGGATTGTGATGCCATCAGTGGTCGTCGTCCTGAGTCTGAATGGGACAAAGCCTGCCGATTTGATCTCACCCAGAACCTTGGAGCCGACTGTGTCAAACAGCAGGCCTTTGGGTTTGATGACGGACTGCCTTGTATTCTTGTCAAACTAAACAGG ATCTTTGATTGGATGCCCCAGATGTTCACTAATGGAAGTGTTCCATCAACGATCCAGGACATGTACCAGAACTACTACGTCACTGTCAAGTGCACAGGAGAG AACCCTTCTGACCAGGACAATATTGGACCCATTACCTACTACCCAGCCGGAGGATTCCACTACAAGTACTTCCCATTCCGTAACCAGCAGGGATACAGGTCACCCCTTGTCTTCGTCAGATTTGAAAGGCCAACACCTGGAGTTCTCATCATGGTTGAATGCCGAGCATACGCTGCCAACATCCAGTTTGACCGTTTAGAAAAGGCCGGCAGTGTCCATTTTGAGCTGCTGGTTGATTAA